The segment GGGACTACAAATGGATTCGGAGTTAGCCGCAGTTGCTGCCAAGTATGGAGTTCCTGTTATTGTAATGCATAACCAGGATGGTACGGAATATAGAAATCTAATGGGAGATGTTTTAAGCTTTTTAAAGACAAGTATAAGTATTGCTGAAGAAGCTGGAATAGACCCAGACAAAATAATTGTAGATCCAGGAATTGGATTTGGCAAAACCTTGGAGCATAATTTAGAGGTGATGGATAGGCTTGACGAGTTTAAAAGTCTTGGTAAACTTATTCTTTTAGGAACTTCAAGGAAATCCATGATTGGGAAAGTATTAGATTTACCTGTAGATCAAAGGGTAGAAGGGACTGCTGCCACCGTAGCCTTAGGTATCGATCGGGGGGCTAATATAATTAGAATTCATGATGTGAAAGAAATGAAAAGGGTCTGCAGAATGATGGATGCTATGGTTA is part of the Desulfitibacter sp. BRH_c19 genome and harbors:
- a CDS encoding dihydropteroate synthase, translating into MNNLKINNAQFKPLKVGKYTLPIDERTIVMGILNLTPDSFSDGGKFFDVNKAVSHAIEMVEEGADIIDVGAESTRPGHLPVDTDEEIKRLTPVLEKLLQEVKVPISVDTYKAATAERVLNMGVHIINDIWGLQMDSELAAVAAKYGVPVIVMHNQDGTEYRNLMGDVLSFLKTSISIAEEAGIDPDKIIVDPGIGFGKTLEHNLEVMDRLDEFKSLGKLILLGTSRKSMIGKVLDLPVDQRVEGTAATVALGIDRGANIIRIHDVKEMKRVCRMMDAMVRR